In Bos indicus x Bos taurus breed Angus x Brahman F1 hybrid chromosome 1, Bos_hybrid_MaternalHap_v2.0, whole genome shotgun sequence, a single window of DNA contains:
- the C1H3orf38 gene encoding uncharacterized protein C3orf38 homolog isoform X1, translated as MRDTSLSSQQPGTTDRSTEFPECPHLLRLPPTGLEYPRLFSGERPERHFRYLLPRRRPAGPKEATLLAASSPPILGVEMTGLSYTEMEGCRNLLSLLDNDEIMALCDTITNRLVQPEDRQDAIRAILVYSQSVEELLRRRKVHREIIFKYLATQGVIIPPATEKHNLIQHAKDYWKKQLQPKLKETPEPVKTEDIRLSEQQEKEEKNAEKVDFRRLGEEFCQWFFELLNSQNPLLGPPQDEWGPQHFWHDVKLRFYYNTSEQNVIDYHGAEIVSLRLLSLVKEEYLFLSPNLDSHGLKYAASPHGLVMVGVAGTVHRGNTCLGIFEQIFGLIRCPFVENTWKIKFINLRIIGESSLAPGRLMKPAITFEPSDLEAFYNVNTLCGPVKYNSM; from the exons ATGCGAGATACTTCTCTCAGTTCCCAGCAGCCCGGAACCACCGATCGGAGCACCGAGTTTCCTGAGTGCCCTCATTTACTACGACTTCCGCCCACGGGTCTGGAATACCCGAGGCTCTTTAGCGGTGAACGGCCGGAAAGGCACTTCCGGTATCTGTTGCCAAGGCGCCGGCCCGCTGGGCCTAAGGAAGCGACATTGTTGGCGGCGTCCTCTCCCCCCATTCTGGGGGTCGAGATGACGGGGCTCAGCTACACGGAGATGGAGGGCTGTCGTAACCTGCTCAGCCTATTGGACAACGATGAGATCATGGCCCTCTGCGACACCATCACCAACCGTCTGGTGCAGCCTGAGGACCGCCAAG ATGCCATTCGTGCAATATTAGTCTACAGTCAAAGTGTAGAAGAACTTTTGAGGCGAAGAAAAGTCCACCGAGAAATCATATTTAAGTACTTGGCAACACAGGGTGTTATTATACCTCCAGCTACTGAAAAACACAATCTTATTCAGCATGCAAAGGATTACTGGAAAAAGCAGTTACAACCAAAATTGAAGGAAACACCAGAGCCAGTTAAGACAGAGGACATTAGACTCTCTGAACAG caggagaaagaagaaaaaaacgcCGAAAAGGTTGATTTTCGTCGATTAGGTGAAGAATTCTGTCAGTGGTTCTTTGAACTTCTGAATTCTCAGAATCCTCTTCTGGGACCACCTCAAGATGAATGGGGGCCACAGCACTTCTGGCACGATGTCAAGCTTAGGTTTTATTACAACACATCTGAACAAAATGTGATAGACTACCATGGAGCAGAAATTGTGAGCCTTCGTCTGCTGTCACTAGTGAAAGAGGAGTATCTTTTTCTCAGTCCCAACCTAGATTCCCATGGACTAAAATATGCTGCTTCTCCCCATGGTCTTGTTATGGTTGGAGTTGCTGGGACTGTCCACCGAGGAAACACTTGTTTGGGCATTTTTGAACAAATTTTTGGACTCATCCGCTGCCCTTTCGTGGAGAATACTTGGAAAATCAAATTTATCAACCTGAGAATTATAGGAGAGAGTTCCCTTGCTCCTGGAAGATTAATGAAACCGGCTATTACATTTGAACCAAGTGACCTAGAAGCCTTTTATAATGTAAACACTTTATGTGGTCCCGTGAAGTACAACTCCATGTAA
- the C1H3orf38 gene encoding uncharacterized protein C3orf38 homolog isoform X2: MRDTSLSSQQPGTTDRSTEFPECPHLLRLPPTGLEYPRLFSGERPERHFRYLLPRRRPAGPKEATLLAASSPPILGVEMTGLSYTEMEGCRNLLSLLDNDEIMALCDTITNRLVQPEDRQDAIRAILVYSQSVEELLRRRKVHREIIFKYLATQGVIIPPATEKHNLIQHAKDYWKKQLQPKLKETPEPVKTEDIRLSEQEKEEKNAEKVDFRRLGEEFCQWFFELLNSQNPLLGPPQDEWGPQHFWHDVKLRFYYNTSEQNVIDYHGAEIVSLRLLSLVKEEYLFLSPNLDSHGLKYAASPHGLVMVGVAGTVHRGNTCLGIFEQIFGLIRCPFVENTWKIKFINLRIIGESSLAPGRLMKPAITFEPSDLEAFYNVNTLCGPVKYNSM, translated from the exons ATGCGAGATACTTCTCTCAGTTCCCAGCAGCCCGGAACCACCGATCGGAGCACCGAGTTTCCTGAGTGCCCTCATTTACTACGACTTCCGCCCACGGGTCTGGAATACCCGAGGCTCTTTAGCGGTGAACGGCCGGAAAGGCACTTCCGGTATCTGTTGCCAAGGCGCCGGCCCGCTGGGCCTAAGGAAGCGACATTGTTGGCGGCGTCCTCTCCCCCCATTCTGGGGGTCGAGATGACGGGGCTCAGCTACACGGAGATGGAGGGCTGTCGTAACCTGCTCAGCCTATTGGACAACGATGAGATCATGGCCCTCTGCGACACCATCACCAACCGTCTGGTGCAGCCTGAGGACCGCCAAG ATGCCATTCGTGCAATATTAGTCTACAGTCAAAGTGTAGAAGAACTTTTGAGGCGAAGAAAAGTCCACCGAGAAATCATATTTAAGTACTTGGCAACACAGGGTGTTATTATACCTCCAGCTACTGAAAAACACAATCTTATTCAGCATGCAAAGGATTACTGGAAAAAGCAGTTACAACCAAAATTGAAGGAAACACCAGAGCCAGTTAAGACAGAGGACATTAGACTCTCTGAACAG gagaaagaagaaaaaaacgcCGAAAAGGTTGATTTTCGTCGATTAGGTGAAGAATTCTGTCAGTGGTTCTTTGAACTTCTGAATTCTCAGAATCCTCTTCTGGGACCACCTCAAGATGAATGGGGGCCACAGCACTTCTGGCACGATGTCAAGCTTAGGTTTTATTACAACACATCTGAACAAAATGTGATAGACTACCATGGAGCAGAAATTGTGAGCCTTCGTCTGCTGTCACTAGTGAAAGAGGAGTATCTTTTTCTCAGTCCCAACCTAGATTCCCATGGACTAAAATATGCTGCTTCTCCCCATGGTCTTGTTATGGTTGGAGTTGCTGGGACTGTCCACCGAGGAAACACTTGTTTGGGCATTTTTGAACAAATTTTTGGACTCATCCGCTGCCCTTTCGTGGAGAATACTTGGAAAATCAAATTTATCAACCTGAGAATTATAGGAGAGAGTTCCCTTGCTCCTGGAAGATTAATGAAACCGGCTATTACATTTGAACCAAGTGACCTAGAAGCCTTTTATAATGTAAACACTTTATGTGGTCCCGTGAAGTACAACTCCATGTAA